The Apium graveolens cultivar Ventura chromosome 6, ASM990537v1, whole genome shotgun sequence genome contains a region encoding:
- the LOC141665362 gene encoding uncharacterized protein LOC141665362, with the protein MSPTRNEIPLTGEGRPKLNGTSGCLNRFVSKSSDKCQEFFKAIKGVGRNFEWTEKCEEAFQNIKNHLSSPSILSNPKEGETVSYTWPSLTLQIEVRTFYPLRQVTYKPESSGQMLKWTVELDQFEVDYKPRTAIKGQALADFVLEFPPHQEVEPRALVVIPSTEEVGLESQNSAPWWSVFVDGASNGDGAGAGIELIGPEAHKIRCATHLAFHTTNNDAEYEALINGLKLAVEMKGYQAKGPRTELYLKCAQRIIVRFNEVRLELIPRGQNEGADELAKLASRREATILGVVPLDIQRHPSVPEHEVGSLNDNLGPTWMTPILVYIKEGSLPDKKNEARRIRYKAARYVIYDGVLYRRSPVASLTSLMSPWPFAMWEIDLIGELPKAKGGVKYAVIAVDYFTKWVEAEPLATITAKKLRDFMHMTILCRYGIPYKLISNNGK; encoded by the exons ATGAGCCCTACTCGAAATGAGATCCCCCTGACGGGTGAAGGACGTCCAAAGCTTAACGGGACGAGTGGCTGCCTAAACCGTTTCGTCTCAAAGTCCTCCGACAAATGCCAGGAGTTCTTCAAAGCGATTAAAGGAGTGGGGAGGAATTTTGagtggacagaaaagtgtgaagAAGCCTTTCAGAACATAAAGAACCATCTCAGCAGCCCTTCAATATTGTCCAACCCAAAGGAGGGAGAGACTGTGTCCTATACTTGGCCGTCTCTGACTTTGCA GATAGAAGTGCGAACCTTCTACCCCCTCAGGCAAGTAACGTACAAACCGGAGTCTTCTGGTCAAATGCTGAAGTGGACGGTTGAGCTCGACCAATTTgaggtggattataagccaagGACCGCAATCAAAGGCCAAGCCCTGGCTGATTTTGTGTTAGAATTTCCTCCACATCAAGAAGTGGAGCCGAGAGCCCTTGTTGTCATACCTAGCACAGAAGAAGTCGGGCTGGAGAGCCAAAATAGTGCCCCATGGTGGAGCGTATTTGTGGATGGAGCCTCTAATGGTGATGGTGCAGGAGCTGGAATTGAGTTAATCGGTCCGGAGGCGCACAAGATCAGATGCGCGACTCATCTGGCTTTTCATAcaaccaacaatgatgctgaaTATGAGGCCCTGATCAACGGTCTCAAGCTAGCTGTGGAAATGAAG GGGTATCAAGCTAAGGGGCCGAGAACGGAGCTTTACCTGAAGTGTGCGCAGAGGATAATCGTGAGGTTTAACGAGGTGAGGCTGGAACTAATCCCGCGCGGGCAGAATGAAGGCGCAGACGAGCTAGCTAAGCTCGCCTCACGCCGCGAGGCCACCATCCTAGGGGTCGTGCCCCTTGACATACAGAGGCATCCTAGTGTGCCTGAGCACGAGGTGGGAAGCCTCAATGATAACCTCGGCCCCACATGGATGACACCTATCTTAGTCTACATAAAAGAAGGTTCGCTTCCGGATAAAAAAAATGAGGCAAGGAGGATAAGATACAAAGCAGCCCGCTATGTGATATACGATGGGGTCCTATATAGAAGAAG CCCCGTGGCTTCCCTAACATCCCTCATGAGCCCTTGGCCCTTTGCTATGTGGGAAATTGATCTAATTGGAGAACTCCCGAAGGCCAAGGGAGGTGTCAAGTATGCGGTTATCGCGGTGGATTACTTCACTAAGTGGGTAGAGGCCGAGCCTCTAGCCACTATCACAGCAAAAAAGCTCAGGGATTTTATGCACATGACTATTTTATGTCGCTATGGCATCCCTTACAAGTTGATATCTAACAACGGGAAATAG
- the LOC141667863 gene encoding formyltetrahydrofolate deformylase 1, mitochondrial-like, whose product MPMKLLKRFSSSFLKQTLTVRARKKGMFTYARHISSAADDVPIILDTSSLSPSLTRGIHVFNCPDEVGIVAKLSECIASKDGNILAAEIFVPHKKQTFYSRSEFIFNPAKWPRAQMDEDFFKLSKIFKAVRSVVRVPDLDPKHKIVVLASKQDHCLVDLLHGWQDGKLPVDIKCVISNHERGPDTHVMRFLKRHGIPYHHLGTTKDDKREEGILNLVQDTDFLVLARYMQVLSANFLKTYGKDVINIHHGLLPSFKGGNPSKQAFEAGVKLIGATAHFVTKELDEGPIIEQMVDTVSHRDNLLSYVQKSQNIEKQCLAKAIKSYCQLRVLPYEQNRTVVF is encoded by the exons ATGCCTATGAAACTACTCAAAAGATTCAGTTCAAGCTTTCTTAAACAAACTTTAACTGTAAGAGCAAGAAAGAAAGGAATGTTTACATATGCAAGACACATATCTTCTGCAGCTGATGATGTCCCTATCATCCTTGACACATCTTCCCTGTCTCCGTCTCTCACTCGTGGCATTCATGTTTTCAATTGCCCT GATGAGGTGGGGATTGTTGCTAAACTATCTGAGTGTATTGCATCCAAAGATGGGAATATACTCGCAGCAGAAATTTTTGTGCCCCATAAGAAACAAACTTTTTATTCGAGAAG TGAATTTATCTTTAACCCTGCGAAATGGCCACGGGCTCAAATGGATGAGGACTTTTTTAAGCTGTCGAAAATTTTCAAAGCAGTTAGATCTGTGGTTCGGGTGCCCGACTTAGATCCTAAACATAAAATTGTTGTTCTTGCTTCGAAGCAG GACCATTGTCTGGTTGATTTATTGCATGGGTGGCAGGATGGAAAACTTCCGGTTGATATAAAATGTGTCATAAG CAATCACGAGAGAGGTCCAGACACCCATGTCATGCGATTTCTTAAAAGGCATGGAATACCATACCATCATTTAGGCACAACTAAAGATGACAAAAGGGAAGAAGGAATACTGAATTTGGTTCAAGATACTGATTTTCTAGTACTCGCAAGATACATGCAG GTATTATCTGCAAATTTCTTAAAAACTTATGGGAAGGATGTAATTAACATTCATCATGGCCTTTTGCCATCATTTAAGGGAGGGAATCCTAGCAAACAG GCTTTCGAAGCTGGCGTGAAATTAATTGGTGCAACTGCTCACTTTGTCACTAAAGAACTTGATGAAGGTCCGATCATCGAACAAATG GTTGACACAGTTTCGCATAGAGATAATTTGCTTAGTTATGTTCAGAAATCACAAAATATTGAGAAACAGTGCCTTGCAAAAGCCATAAAATCTTATTGTCAGCTGCGTGTCTTGCCGTACGAGCAAAACAGGACTGTAGTGTTTTGA
- the LOC141668818 gene encoding putative aquaporin TIP-type RB7-18C — translation MVKIAIGSVGDSFSVGSLKCYLAEFIATLLFVFAGVGSAIAFSNLTNDAGLDPAGLVAIAIAHAFALFVGVSIAANISGGHLNPAVTFGLAVGGHITVITGFFYWVAQLLGATAASYLLIFVTGGKAVPIHGVGAGLNTFEGVVFEIIITFALVYTVYATAADPKKGSLGTIAPIAIGFIVGANILAAGPFSGGSMNPARSFGPAVASGDFSGHWIYWVGPLIGGGLAGFIYGDVFIGSYGALPASEDYA, via the exons ATGGTGAAGATAGCAATTGGTAGCGTTGGTGATTCGTTCAGTGTTGGATCACTCAAGTGTTACTTGGCTGAGTTCATTGCCACCCTTCTCTTTGTCTTTGCTGGTGTTGGATCAGCCATTGCTTTTA GTAATCTTACAAATGATGCAGGTTTGGACCCAGCTGGACTAGTAGCAATAGCCATAGCTCATGCATTTGCCTTGTTTGTGGGTGTGTCCATAGCAGCCAACATCTCAGGTGGTCATTTGAATCCAGCTGTTACTTTTGGATTGGCTGTGGGAGGCCACATCACTGTCATCACTGGGTTTTTCTATTGGGTTGCGCAATTACTTGGCGCCACAGCTGCTTCCTACCTCCTTATTTTTGTTACTGGTGGCAAG GCTGTTCCAATTCATGGAGTTGGTGCAGGGCTTAATACATTTGAAGGTGTAGTTTTCGAGATCATTATCACCTTTGCGTTGGTCTACACTGTCTACGCCACCGCTGCAGACCCCAAGAAGGGTTCACTAGGAACCATTGCCCCTATTGCAATTGGATTCATTGTGGGTGCCAACATCTTGGCTGCTGGTCCATTCAGCGGTGGCTCGATGAACCCCGCACGTTCATTTGGACCGGCTGTAGCTAGTGGAGACTTTTCAGGTCACTGGATCTACTGGGTTGGCCCTCTCATTGGTGGAGGCCTCGCGGGATTCATATACGGTGATGTTTTCATTGGATCATATGGTGCACTCCCTGCCTCTGAAGACTATGCTTAA